In one window of Skermanella rosea DNA:
- a CDS encoding type II toxin-antitoxin system HipA family toxin: MQGPGALKRTRTPKEKSKVPNSDSAYVWVWLPGSAEPVVAGRLQANRGLVTFNYGKGYLGRSEAIPLYLPELPLEKGALPLLPGLTMPGCIRDAAPDAWGRRVILNRKFGVEGDDTADLKLSEVTFLLESGSDRIGGLDFQLSPTVYEPRSAANATIEELMQSAERVEKGIPLSPDLDQALQHGTSIGGARPKALIEDGPDKHIAKFSSSSDLYSVVKGEFIGMRLAALCGIDAAPVSLVSALGKDVLLVKRFDRVRAPGGWQRRLMVSALTMLGLDEMMARYASYQDFAEIIRHRFVEPAATLRELFARIVFNILCGNTDDHARNHAAFWDGTKLALTPAYDICPQNRTGQEATQAMLIGGDNRTSRIASCLEAAHHFLLSEPEAIALVERQLRVIGGNWSRVCDEAAVNETDRRLFWGRQFLNPYAFTALDGAGATLGRLADDIRGAA; the protein is encoded by the coding sequence GTGCAGGGACCCGGCGCGCTGAAGCGGACCCGGACGCCCAAGGAGAAGTCCAAGGTCCCGAACAGCGATTCGGCCTATGTCTGGGTGTGGCTGCCAGGATCGGCTGAGCCTGTGGTGGCCGGTCGTCTTCAGGCAAACCGTGGGCTTGTCACCTTCAACTACGGCAAGGGCTATCTCGGCCGGTCCGAAGCGATCCCGCTCTATTTGCCGGAACTGCCGCTGGAGAAAGGCGCGCTGCCGCTGCTGCCCGGCCTCACCATGCCGGGATGCATCCGGGATGCCGCCCCCGATGCCTGGGGGCGCCGTGTCATCCTTAATCGGAAATTCGGCGTCGAGGGCGACGATACTGCCGACCTCAAGCTCTCGGAGGTGACCTTCCTGCTCGAGTCAGGATCGGACCGGATCGGCGGACTCGACTTCCAACTATCGCCGACGGTCTACGAGCCGCGGTCGGCAGCGAATGCGACGATCGAGGAGTTGATGCAGTCCGCCGAGCGGGTGGAAAAGGGAATTCCGCTGTCGCCGGACCTCGACCAAGCGCTACAGCACGGCACGTCGATCGGCGGCGCGCGTCCGAAGGCTTTGATCGAGGACGGTCCGGATAAGCACATCGCCAAGTTTTCGTCCTCGTCCGATCTCTACAGCGTCGTCAAGGGCGAGTTCATCGGCATGCGCCTCGCCGCCCTGTGCGGTATCGACGCGGCACCGGTGTCGCTGGTCAGCGCCTTGGGCAAGGACGTGCTGCTGGTCAAGCGATTCGACCGGGTGCGGGCGCCGGGCGGATGGCAGCGCCGACTGATGGTGTCGGCGCTGACCATGCTCGGACTCGACGAGATGATGGCGCGCTACGCGAGCTACCAGGACTTCGCGGAGATCATCCGCCACCGCTTTGTCGAGCCTGCGGCTACACTGCGCGAGCTTTTCGCCAGGATCGTCTTCAATATCCTGTGCGGCAACACCGACGACCATGCCCGCAACCACGCCGCCTTCTGGGACGGGACGAAATTGGCCCTGACGCCGGCCTACGACATCTGTCCCCAGAACCGGACCGGCCAGGAGGCGACCCAGGCGATGCTGATCGGCGGCGACAACCGCACGAGCCGGATCGCCTCGTGCCTCGAAGCGGCGCATCATTTCCTGCTGTCCGAACCGGAGGCGATTGCGCTCGTCGAGCGACAGCTGAGAGTCATCGGCGGGAACTGGTCGCGAGTCTGCGACGAGGCGGCAGTCAACGAGACGGATCGCCGCCTGTTCTGGGGTCGCCAATTCCTGAACCCTTACGCCTTCACGGCGCTCGACGGTGCCGGGGCGACGCTGGGGAGGCTGGCGGACGACATCCGGGGTGCCGCCTGA
- a CDS encoding CaiB/BaiF CoA transferase family protein, with amino-acid sequence MTGGLLDGIRVLDLSQYLPGPFAAQMLSDMGAEVVKVEPPTGDPMRRLGGTDPDGLAPAYKLVNAGKAVVLLDLKQAADRTSFESLVRAADVLVESYRPGTLDRLGLSRARLGELNPGLVHAALSGWGQDGPYRLRAGHDINYMALGGGLASSGTAGAPAMAHPPVADHAAAIQTVAAVSAALFRRGRTGQGAFLDLSLMETVLGWQSWPLTLARRGAPPRPAGDLLTGGAACYQIYRTADGRFVSLGAIEEKFWAAFCATLGRPDWTPRQFEPMPQRDLIREVSGAVAAEPLAHWEALFAGVDCCFETVAELADVPAHPHVAARGQVRVSGDAEPLVETLFGLRVDGGPPPARPPLRQVDAEAVLDRWKTA; translated from the coding sequence ATGACCGGCGGCCTGCTCGACGGCATCCGCGTCCTCGACCTCAGCCAGTACCTGCCGGGTCCGTTCGCCGCCCAGATGCTGTCGGACATGGGGGCCGAGGTGGTCAAGGTGGAACCACCCACGGGCGACCCGATGCGGCGGCTCGGCGGGACCGATCCGGACGGGCTGGCTCCCGCCTACAAGCTGGTCAATGCCGGCAAGGCCGTGGTCCTGCTCGACCTTAAGCAGGCCGCCGACCGGACATCTTTCGAGTCCCTGGTGCGGGCCGCCGACGTGCTGGTCGAGAGTTACCGGCCGGGCACCCTGGACCGGCTCGGGCTGTCGCGCGCGCGGCTCGGGGAGCTGAATCCGGGGCTCGTCCACGCGGCGCTGTCCGGCTGGGGGCAGGACGGCCCCTATCGCCTGCGTGCCGGCCATGACATCAACTATATGGCGCTGGGCGGCGGCCTGGCCTCTTCGGGAACGGCGGGTGCGCCGGCGATGGCCCATCCGCCGGTGGCCGACCATGCCGCCGCCATCCAGACCGTCGCCGCCGTGTCGGCCGCGCTGTTCCGCCGGGGCAGGACCGGGCAGGGGGCTTTCCTGGACCTCAGCCTGATGGAGACGGTGCTGGGGTGGCAGTCCTGGCCGCTCACCCTGGCCCGGCGCGGCGCGCCTCCTCGCCCGGCGGGCGACCTGCTGACGGGAGGGGCGGCCTGCTACCAGATCTATCGCACGGCGGACGGCCGGTTCGTCAGCCTGGGCGCCATCGAGGAGAAGTTCTGGGCGGCCTTCTGCGCCACCCTGGGCCGGCCCGACTGGACCCCGCGCCAGTTCGAGCCGATGCCGCAGCGGGACCTGATCCGGGAGGTGTCCGGCGCGGTCGCGGCCGAGCCGCTGGCGCACTGGGAAGCGCTGTTCGCCGGCGTGGATTGCTGCTTCGAGACGGTGGCCGAGCTGGCCGACGTCCCCGCCCATCCCCACGTCGCCGCGCGCGGGCAGGTGAGGGTGTCGGGGGACGCCGAGCCCCTGGTCGAGACCCTGTTCGGGCTGCGGGTCGACGGCGGTCCGCCGCCGGCCCGGCCGCCTCTCCGGCAGGTCGATGCGGAAGCCGTACTGGATCGCTGGAAGACCGCCTGA
- the clpS gene encoding ATP-dependent Clp protease adapter ClpS, with product MADSDKHGDEGTVTGVVVKAKPKTKKPSMYKVLMLNDDYTPMEFVVLVLERFFNKNREEATRIMLHVHRRGVGICGVFTYEVAETKVTQVMDFARQHQHPLQCTLEKD from the coding sequence ATGGCCGACAGCGACAAGCACGGGGACGAGGGGACCGTGACGGGAGTGGTCGTCAAGGCCAAGCCCAAGACGAAGAAACCCTCTATGTACAAAGTTCTAATGCTGAACGACGACTATACTCCGATGGAGTTCGTCGTTCTGGTGTTGGAGCGATTCTTCAACAAGAACCGCGAGGAAGCCACGCGCATCATGTTGCACGTGCATCGGCGTGGCGTCGGCATCTGCGGAGTCTTCACCTACGAGGTAGCCGAAACGAAGGTTACCCAGGTGATGGACTTTGCCCGCCAACACCAGCATCCTTTGCAATGCACCCTGGAGAAGGATTAG
- a CDS encoding GNAT family N-acetyltransferase — protein MPDGNDSITVKVIPGIGAVDAAAWDACAGAENPFLSHAFLGALEDSGSCRAVTGWQPQHLVLESPEGGVWGAVPLYLKSHSYGEYVFDHAWANAYERAGGSYYPKLQAAVPFTPVTGPRLLVHPEAPAGVAPALISAMEQLGLRHAVSSIHVTFPTESDWNRFGEAGWLQRIGQQYHWENRGYGSFDDFLGELNSRKRKSIRKERREVAETGVKIHTLTGPDLRQEHWDVFYKFYMDTSDRKWGSAYLNRKFFRQLGETMADRVVLILVEDDGDWVAGALNLLGSDTLYGRNWGCLATYKHLHFEACYYRAIDFAIERGLKRVEAGAQGQHKIQRGYLPTPTYSAHWIRDPGFRAAVADYLRRERPAVESEIAILMQDSPFRQENSCG, from the coding sequence ATGCCAGATGGAAACGACAGCATCACGGTCAAGGTGATACCGGGTATCGGCGCGGTCGACGCCGCCGCCTGGGATGCCTGTGCCGGCGCGGAGAACCCGTTCCTCAGCCACGCCTTCCTCGGGGCGCTCGAAGACAGCGGGTCCTGCCGCGCCGTGACCGGCTGGCAGCCCCAGCATCTGGTGCTCGAAAGCCCGGAAGGCGGGGTCTGGGGAGCGGTCCCGCTCTACCTGAAGAGCCATTCCTACGGCGAATACGTGTTCGACCACGCCTGGGCGAACGCGTACGAGCGGGCGGGCGGCAGCTACTATCCCAAGCTCCAGGCCGCCGTCCCCTTCACGCCGGTGACCGGCCCGCGCCTGCTGGTCCATCCCGAGGCCCCCGCCGGGGTCGCCCCGGCACTGATCTCGGCGATGGAGCAGCTCGGGCTGCGCCACGCCGTCTCCTCGATCCACGTCACCTTTCCGACCGAATCGGATTGGAACCGCTTCGGCGAGGCCGGCTGGCTCCAGCGGATCGGGCAGCAGTACCACTGGGAGAACCGGGGTTACGGCAGCTTCGACGATTTCCTGGGCGAGTTGAACTCCCGCAAGCGCAAGTCGATCCGGAAGGAACGGCGCGAAGTGGCGGAGACCGGCGTGAAGATCCACACCCTGACCGGTCCCGACCTGCGGCAGGAGCACTGGGACGTCTTCTACAAGTTCTACATGGACACCAGCGACCGGAAGTGGGGCAGCGCTTATCTGAACCGGAAATTCTTCCGCCAGCTGGGCGAGACCATGGCCGACCGGGTCGTGCTGATCCTGGTCGAGGACGACGGCGACTGGGTCGCCGGCGCCCTGAACCTTCTCGGCAGCGATACGCTCTACGGCCGCAACTGGGGCTGCCTCGCCACGTACAAGCACCTGCATTTCGAGGCGTGCTACTACCGCGCCATCGACTTCGCGATCGAGCGAGGACTGAAACGGGTCGAGGCCGGCGCCCAGGGCCAGCACAAGATCCAGCGCGGCTACCTGCCGACCCCGACATACAGCGCCCACTGGATCCGCGATCCGGGATTCCGCGCGGCGGTCGCCGACTATCTCAGGCGCGAGCGGCCCGCCGTGGAAAGCGAGATCGCGATCCTGATGCAGGACAGCCCGTTCCGGCAGGAGAATAGCTGCGGCTGA
- a CDS encoding helix-turn-helix transcriptional regulator translates to MTMKRTYSRYAQQGLALLGKSIRLGRLQHRITAQELAERIGVSRSTLQRIEKGDAKVEIGLVFEAAAIVGIKLFDADDRTITGMLSRVDDRIALLPKHVYKAGKQVEDDF, encoded by the coding sequence ATGACGATGAAGCGGACCTATTCCCGTTACGCCCAGCAGGGGCTTGCCCTGTTGGGAAAGTCGATTCGTCTCGGACGCCTTCAGCACCGGATCACGGCGCAGGAGCTGGCCGAGCGTATCGGCGTGTCGCGGAGTACGCTTCAGCGCATCGAGAAGGGCGATGCCAAGGTCGAGATCGGACTCGTCTTCGAGGCTGCGGCCATCGTCGGGATCAAGCTGTTCGATGCGGACGATCGGACGATCACGGGTATGCTGTCCCGGGTGGACGACCGGATAGCCCTGCTGCCGAAGCATGTCTACAAGGCGGGAAAGCAGGTTGAAGATGATTTCTAG
- a CDS encoding methyl-accepting chemotaxis protein: protein MSIRRKILLIVGAGLVGLLTVTAAALGTLRSQMFADRQVQTRQLVEVAVAQVDHYAKLAAAGSMTQEAAKAAALAGITALRYADGEYFFVLDPSGTVLAHGTNPQLVGRNLRDTKDANGFAFVGEMTRRAIADGSAVVRYVWPKAGSTKPQPKIGYAGHYKPWDWVVGSGLYVDDAEAAFLLSGLELGAVCLVILIVQGLIAAALARAIVRPIPVMQNSISAARTGDLSRTVGIDSGDEIGAMAQDFNHLLESLRDSLGQVSEASGSVSTASVELSASAEEMSRNAETMNGHADQINSAVVGVVGAVGDLTAIAEELASSADGVAAASEEMIASIREVARHAAASSDVAHKASSAADQARDTLQGAEQAIRSAVDNIRQLSQNSTEIGEVIQVISDIAEQTNLLALNATIEAARAGEAGKGFAVVATEVKNLATQSARAAEQIAHRITATQEQTERSVTSIDQVADAMSRVSGSIGAIHEVISQIDRIAGSIAAEVDQQSATTSEIGRNVGQVATSAKAVASDTSQTAEEAKLVSEAVRTMVAIAQSTAAGATETSSAAAELSRLANQLDGLVGRYKLSA from the coding sequence ATGAGCATAAGGCGAAAGATCCTCCTGATCGTCGGCGCCGGCCTGGTGGGACTGCTGACCGTCACCGCCGCGGCCCTGGGCACCCTGAGGAGCCAGATGTTCGCGGACCGGCAGGTCCAGACGCGCCAGCTGGTGGAGGTCGCCGTCGCCCAGGTCGATCATTACGCCAAGCTCGCCGCGGCAGGATCCATGACGCAGGAGGCCGCGAAGGCGGCGGCCCTGGCCGGCATCACGGCCCTGCGATATGCGGACGGCGAGTATTTCTTCGTCCTCGACCCGTCCGGCACGGTCCTCGCCCACGGCACGAATCCCCAGCTGGTCGGGAGGAACCTACGGGACACCAAGGACGCCAACGGTTTCGCCTTCGTCGGGGAGATGACCCGGCGCGCGATCGCCGACGGTTCGGCCGTCGTCCGCTATGTCTGGCCGAAGGCGGGATCGACGAAGCCGCAGCCGAAGATCGGCTATGCCGGCCATTACAAGCCCTGGGACTGGGTGGTCGGCTCGGGCCTCTACGTGGACGATGCGGAGGCCGCCTTCCTGCTGAGCGGCCTGGAACTGGGAGCGGTCTGCCTGGTCATCCTGATCGTCCAGGGGCTGATCGCGGCGGCCCTGGCGCGCGCCATCGTCCGCCCGATCCCCGTCATGCAGAACTCCATATCGGCGGCCAGGACGGGCGACCTGTCGCGGACGGTCGGCATCGACAGCGGCGACGAGATCGGCGCCATGGCGCAAGACTTCAACCATCTGCTGGAGAGCCTGAGGGACAGCCTGGGGCAGGTCAGCGAGGCCAGCGGCTCGGTCTCCACCGCGTCGGTCGAACTCTCCGCCTCCGCGGAGGAGATGAGCCGGAACGCGGAAACCATGAACGGCCACGCCGACCAGATCAACAGCGCCGTCGTCGGCGTGGTCGGCGCCGTCGGCGACCTGACCGCCATCGCCGAGGAGCTGGCGAGCAGCGCCGACGGCGTCGCCGCCGCGTCGGAGGAGATGATCGCGTCGATCCGCGAGGTGGCGCGCCATGCCGCGGCCAGTTCCGACGTCGCGCACAAGGCCTCCTCCGCCGCCGACCAGGCGCGCGACACCTTGCAGGGCGCCGAGCAGGCGATCCGGTCGGCGGTCGACAACATCCGCCAGCTGTCCCAGAACAGCACGGAGATCGGCGAGGTGATCCAGGTGATCTCCGACATCGCCGAGCAGACCAACCTGCTGGCGCTGAACGCCACGATCGAGGCGGCGCGGGCCGGCGAGGCGGGGAAGGGTTTCGCCGTCGTCGCGACCGAGGTCAAGAACCTGGCGACCCAGAGCGCCCGGGCCGCCGAGCAGATCGCCCACCGGATCACCGCGACCCAGGAACAGACCGAGCGGTCCGTCACGTCGATCGACCAGGTCGCCGACGCCATGTCCAGGGTCTCCGGATCGATCGGCGCGATCCACGAGGTGATCTCGCAGATCGACCGGATCGCCGGATCGATCGCGGCCGAGGTGGACCAGCAGAGCGCCACCACCAGCGAGATCGGCCGCAATGTCGGGCAGGTCGCGACCTCGGCCAAGGCGGTGGCGTCGGACACCAGCCAGACGGCGGAGGAGGCGAAGCTGGTCAGCGAGGCGGTCCGCACCATGGTCGCCATCGCGCAGAGCACAGCGGCCGGCGCCACCGAGACGTCGAGCGCCGCGGCGGAGCTCAGCCGGCTGGCGAACCAGCTCGACGGGCTCGTCGGGCGCTACAAGCTGAGCGCCTGA
- the clpA gene encoding ATP-dependent Clp protease ATP-binding subunit ClpA gives MLSRNLEQSLHRALAYANERRHEYATLEHLLLALTEDQDAVAVLRACGVNLDKLRSELGEYLDNELSNLITNRPEDAKPTAGFQRVLQRAAIHVQSSGREEVTGANVLVALFSERESHAVYYLQEQEMTRFDAVNYISHGIAKAPGRNETKRVSGADDDAAAEKVVKKGTEALEAYCVNLNKKAASGKIDPLIGREQEVERTIQILCRRSKNNPLYVGDPGVGKTAIAEGLARRIVHGEVPDVLENATIFSLDMGSLLAGTRYRGDFEERLKAVLSELEAMEGAILFIDEIHTVIGAGATSGGAMDASNLLKPALASGALRCVGSTTYKEYRNYFEKDRALVRRFQKIDVNEPSIEDAVKILRGLKPYYEKYHRIRYTNEAIRSAVELSARYIGDRKLPDKAIDIIDEVGAAQMLVPESRRKKTISVKDVEAVVAKIARIPPKSVSRDDREVLLNLERDLRTMVFGQDKAIEALSSAIKLARAGLRDPEKPIGNYLFSGPTGVGKTEAARQLSMTLGIELIRFDMSEYMERHTVSRLIGAPPGYVGFDQGGLLTDAIDQHPHAVLLLDEIEKAHPDLFNILLQVMDHGKLTDHNGKTVDFRNVILIMTTNAGASDMAKPAIGFERAARVGEDMEAINRMFTPEFRNRLDAIIPFSALSPEIIGQVVDKFVIQLEAQLTDRGVTIELTDEAREWLGRKGYDPLYGARPLGRVIQENIKKPLAEELLFGKLAKGGTVKVTVADDKLTFTYPDPPPTDNEEEKVPEMVD, from the coding sequence ATGCTCTCGCGTAATCTCGAGCAATCGCTGCACCGAGCCCTAGCCTACGCCAACGAGCGCCGTCACGAATACGCCACGCTTGAGCATCTCCTGCTCGCGCTCACGGAAGACCAGGATGCGGTAGCCGTCCTGCGGGCGTGCGGCGTGAACCTCGACAAGCTGCGCTCGGAGCTTGGCGAATACCTCGACAACGAGCTTTCGAACCTGATCACCAACCGTCCCGAGGACGCGAAGCCGACTGCCGGCTTCCAGCGGGTGCTGCAGCGGGCGGCGATCCACGTACAAAGTTCCGGCCGTGAAGAAGTGACCGGAGCCAATGTGCTGGTTGCGCTGTTCTCTGAACGCGAGAGCCATGCGGTCTATTACCTGCAGGAGCAGGAAATGACCCGGTTCGACGCGGTGAACTATATTTCTCACGGGATCGCGAAGGCGCCGGGCCGCAACGAGACGAAGCGGGTATCGGGAGCTGACGACGACGCTGCGGCGGAGAAGGTCGTGAAGAAAGGCACTGAAGCTCTCGAGGCATATTGCGTCAACCTCAACAAGAAGGCGGCCAGCGGGAAGATCGATCCGCTGATCGGGCGGGAGCAGGAGGTCGAGCGGACCATCCAGATCCTGTGCCGCCGTTCGAAGAACAATCCGCTCTACGTGGGTGATCCCGGCGTCGGCAAGACCGCCATCGCCGAGGGCCTGGCCCGCCGGATCGTCCATGGCGAAGTGCCGGACGTCCTGGAGAACGCGACCATCTTCTCGCTCGACATGGGTTCCCTGCTGGCCGGCACCCGGTACCGCGGCGACTTCGAGGAGCGGCTGAAGGCGGTCCTGTCCGAACTGGAAGCGATGGAAGGAGCCATCCTCTTCATCGACGAGATCCATACGGTGATCGGCGCCGGTGCCACCTCGGGCGGTGCGATGGATGCCTCGAACCTGCTGAAGCCGGCGCTCGCCAGCGGTGCGCTGCGGTGCGTCGGGTCGACCACCTACAAGGAATACCGGAACTACTTCGAGAAGGACCGGGCGCTGGTCCGGCGCTTCCAGAAGATCGACGTCAACGAGCCGTCGATCGAGGATGCGGTCAAGATCCTGCGGGGCCTGAAGCCCTACTACGAGAAGTATCACCGGATCCGCTACACCAACGAGGCGATCCGCTCGGCGGTCGAGCTGTCGGCCCGCTACATCGGCGACCGCAAGCTGCCGGACAAGGCGATCGACATCATCGACGAGGTCGGCGCCGCGCAGATGCTGGTGCCGGAGTCGCGGCGGAAGAAGACCATCTCGGTCAAGGACGTGGAGGCGGTGGTCGCCAAGATCGCCCGCATCCCGCCCAAGAGCGTGTCGCGCGACGACCGCGAGGTGCTGCTGAACCTGGAGCGCGACCTGCGCACCATGGTGTTCGGCCAGGACAAGGCGATCGAGGCCCTGTCCTCGGCGATCAAGCTGGCCCGCGCCGGCCTGCGCGATCCGGAGAAGCCGATCGGCAACTATCTGTTCAGCGGCCCGACCGGCGTCGGCAAGACCGAGGCGGCGCGCCAGCTCAGCATGACGCTGGGGATCGAGCTGATCCGCTTCGACATGTCCGAGTACATGGAGCGGCATACCGTGTCGCGCCTGATCGGCGCGCCTCCGGGCTATGTCGGGTTCGACCAGGGCGGCCTGCTGACCGACGCGATCGACCAGCACCCGCACGCGGTCCTGCTGCTCGACGAGATCGAGAAGGCCCACCCGGACCTGTTCAACATCCTGTTGCAGGTGATGGACCACGGCAAGCTGACCGACCACAACGGCAAGACGGTCGATTTCCGCAACGTGATCCTGATCATGACCACGAACGCGGGCGCCTCCGACATGGCGAAGCCGGCGATCGGGTTCGAGCGGGCGGCGCGGGTCGGCGAGGACATGGAGGCGATCAACCGCATGTTCACGCCGGAGTTCCGCAACCGGCTTGACGCCATCATCCCGTTCTCCGCGCTCTCGCCGGAGATCATCGGCCAGGTCGTCGACAAGTTCGTCATCCAGCTGGAAGCCCAGCTCACGGATCGCGGGGTGACGATCGAACTGACCGACGAGGCCCGGGAGTGGCTCGGAAGGAAGGGCTACGATCCTCTCTACGGCGCCCGGCCGCTCGGCCGCGTGATCCAGGAGAACATCAAGAAGCCGCTGGCCGAGGAACTGCTGTTCGGCAAGCTCGCCAAGGGCGGCACCGTCAAGGTGACCGTCGCGGACGACAAGCTGACCTTCACCTATCCCGATCCGCCGCCGACGGACAACGAGGAGGAGAAGGTTCCCGAGATGGTGGACTGA
- a CDS encoding peptidase: MTYCLGIKIRDGLIGLSDGRITNGSQLSAARKVTIMGSGGHRFFIMNSGLRSVRDKTLAYLRRDMGKRPTESFSSMLDAVGAFTTCLRQVAAEDKEALEASKLHFNLHAIIGGRLSDDREPTMFLVYPEGNWIEVDERTPYLSIGATAYGKPILDRALRYDTSMQTALKLAYLSFDSTRFSSADVGFPIDMVTMTNGDGNWRQTQFDYDDLVDQRQWWNRNLTDLAQRMPDGPWIDKLIPAAQPTLAVVGGEDRE; the protein is encoded by the coding sequence ATGACCTATTGCCTCGGCATCAAGATCCGCGATGGCCTGATCGGCCTGTCGGACGGCCGCATCACCAACGGTTCCCAGCTTTCAGCGGCCCGCAAGGTCACGATCATGGGATCGGGAGGCCATCGGTTCTTCATCATGAACTCGGGCCTGCGCAGCGTGCGCGACAAGACGCTGGCCTATCTGCGCCGGGACATGGGCAAGCGCCCGACCGAAAGCTTCTCGAGCATGCTCGACGCGGTCGGCGCCTTCACGACCTGTCTGCGGCAAGTCGCCGCGGAGGACAAGGAGGCCCTGGAAGCCAGCAAGCTCCACTTCAATCTCCACGCCATCATCGGCGGCCGCCTGTCCGACGACCGCGAGCCGACCATGTTCCTGGTCTATCCCGAGGGCAACTGGATCGAGGTGGACGAGCGCACGCCCTATCTGTCCATCGGAGCCACGGCCTATGGCAAGCCGATCCTGGACCGGGCGCTGCGGTACGACACCTCCATGCAGACGGCGCTGAAGCTGGCCTACCTGTCCTTCGACTCGACCCGGTTCAGTTCGGCCGACGTCGGGTTCCCGATCGACATGGTGACGATGACCAACGGCGACGGCAACTGGCGCCAGACCCAGTTCGACTACGACGACCTGGTCGACCAGCGCCAGTGGTGGAACCGCAACCTGACCGACCTGGCCCAGCGCATGCCCGACGGCCCCTGGATCGACAAGCTGATACCGGCCGCGCAGCCGACGCTGGCGGTGGTCGGCGGCGAGGATCGGGAATAA
- a CDS encoding phasin family protein gives MATTPNYEQFATVSKEQMEKAAAQIVKGYEEYATFSKANVDALIQAGTVLAKGFEELGKRALAYSQSSLESGAAASKAAMSVKTVRDLVDLQSSYTKSTLDTALAESAKLSELSVKVANEAFQPINARLNATIEKLGKPLAA, from the coding sequence ATGGCCACGACCCCGAATTACGAGCAGTTCGCGACCGTTTCCAAGGAGCAGATGGAGAAGGCGGCCGCCCAGATCGTCAAGGGCTACGAGGAATACGCCACCTTCAGCAAGGCGAATGTCGACGCCCTGATCCAGGCCGGCACCGTCCTCGCGAAGGGCTTCGAGGAGTTGGGCAAGCGCGCGCTGGCCTACTCCCAGTCCTCGCTGGAGAGCGGCGCCGCCGCCAGCAAGGCCGCGATGAGCGTCAAGACCGTCCGCGACCTGGTCGACCTGCAGTCCAGCTACACCAAGTCCACGCTCGACACCGCGCTGGCCGAAAGCGCCAAGCTGTCCGAGCTGTCGGTCAAGGTCGCCAACGAGGCGTTCCAGCCGATCAACGCGCGCCTCAACGCCACCATCGAGAAGCTGGGCAAGCCGCTGGCGGCGTAA
- a CDS encoding RidA family protein, whose protein sequence is MAGTIAARLTELGIDLPKVAAPAGAYVPYTLSGKILFVSGQIPMRDGSLTHKGKVGTDVSVEDGHACARVCALNILAQVAAACGGDLDKVARCLKLGGFVNCGPDFNDHPKVINGASELMLEVFGEAGKHARFAVGAPSLPLGCSVEVEAVFELK, encoded by the coding sequence ATGGCGGGAACCATCGCGGCGCGCCTGACGGAACTGGGCATCGACCTGCCGAAAGTGGCGGCTCCGGCCGGGGCCTACGTGCCCTATACCCTGTCCGGCAAGATCCTGTTCGTCTCCGGCCAGATCCCCATGCGGGACGGCTCGCTGACCCACAAGGGCAAGGTCGGGACCGACGTTTCCGTCGAGGACGGCCATGCCTGCGCCCGGGTCTGCGCGCTCAACATCCTGGCCCAGGTGGCTGCCGCTTGCGGCGGCGACCTGGACAAGGTCGCGCGGTGCCTCAAGCTGGGCGGCTTCGTCAATTGCGGTCCCGATTTCAACGACCATCCCAAGGTCATCAACGGCGCGTCGGAACTGATGCTGGAAGTCTTCGGCGAGGCCGGCAAGCACGCGCGGTTCGCGGTCGGCGCCCCGTCGCTGCCGCTGGGATGCTCGGTCGAGGTCGAGGCGGTCTTCGAACTGAAGTGA